One Mesorhizobium loti genomic window carries:
- a CDS encoding ABC-type Fe3+ transport system, periplasmic component: MKTLLIKLLASQLALAATLFAGVANAETLTLYTSQPEADAAKTVDAFKKAQPGIDVTIYRSGTSDILTKMAAEFAAGSPQPDVLLIADAVSMELLKKDDRLLPYPEAKLEGIEADAYDAGKTYFGSKLITTGIVYNTAATQKPEHWADLAKPAYADGLIMPSPLYSGAAAYLLSGFAGDANYGWDFFQRLKTNNTVSVRGNGAVLKSVASGEKPYGILVDFMAMNAKKKGSPVEFVFPSEGVPAVTEPVAIMKTARNVDGAKKFVDFILSDEGQKLALSMGYLPARTSIGRPDWLPEGVKVKVMPFDTKAIVAKTDADKAKFQELFGG, translated from the coding sequence ATGAAGACGCTACTCATCAAGCTGCTGGCCAGCCAGCTGGCGCTCGCGGCAACTTTGTTTGCCGGCGTGGCAAACGCCGAAACTCTGACGCTCTACACATCGCAGCCGGAAGCTGATGCGGCCAAGACCGTGGACGCCTTCAAGAAGGCGCAGCCCGGCATCGACGTGACCATCTATCGCTCCGGAACCAGCGACATCCTGACCAAGATGGCGGCCGAGTTCGCTGCGGGCAGCCCGCAGCCCGACGTGCTCTTGATCGCCGATGCGGTCTCGATGGAGCTGTTGAAGAAGGACGACCGGCTGCTGCCCTATCCCGAAGCCAAGCTCGAGGGCATCGAGGCGGATGCCTATGACGCCGGCAAGACCTATTTCGGCAGCAAGCTGATCACCACCGGCATCGTCTACAACACCGCGGCCACGCAAAAGCCTGAGCATTGGGCCGATCTGGCCAAGCCCGCCTATGCCGATGGCCTGATCATGCCGAGCCCGCTCTATTCGGGTGCCGCCGCCTATCTGCTTTCCGGTTTTGCCGGCGATGCCAACTATGGCTGGGATTTCTTCCAGAGGCTGAAGACCAACAACACCGTCAGCGTGCGCGGCAACGGCGCGGTGCTGAAGTCGGTGGCATCGGGCGAGAAGCCCTATGGCATCCTCGTCGACTTCATGGCGATGAACGCCAAGAAGAAAGGCTCGCCTGTCGAGTTCGTGTTCCCGAGCGAGGGCGTGCCCGCCGTGACTGAACCCGTCGCCATCATGAAGACCGCTAGAAATGTCGACGGCGCCAAGAAGTTCGTCGATTTCATTCTGTCCGATGAAGGCCAGAAGCTGGCGCTGTCCATGGGCTATCTGCCGGCGCGCACCTCGATCGGCCGCCCCGACTGGCTGCCGGAAGGCGTCAAGGTCAAGGTGATGCCGTTCGACACCAAGGCGATCGTCGCCAAGACCGACGCCGACAAGGCCAAGTTCCAGGAACTGTTCGGCGGTTGA
- a CDS encoding pyruvate dehydrogenase complex dihydrolipoamide acetyltransferase — protein sequence MPTEVILPKVDMDMATGQISRWFAEEGAHVKKGDVLFEIETDKAAMEIDAPASGVLRDVTGKEGVDIPVGAPVAWIYADGEAYGAKQDTAPISPLVGEMSTKSTEGGAVPPTSYSVTPPSALPGISPTRGEIGQSPSGARATPLARRLAREAGLALASVTGTGPYGRVVKADIDAAIAKGGAKEAPALAPEAPAAAAASAPAVKAMSDDQVLKLFEEGSYELVPHDNMRKTIARRLVEAKSTIPHFYLTLDCELDALLALRTQINAAAPMKKTDKGEAPAYKLSVNDMVIKAMALALKAVPDANASWTESAMVKHKHADVGVAVSIPGGLITPIIRHADEKTLSTISNEMKDLASRARSRKLKPEEYQGGTTAVSNLGMFGIKDFAAVINPPHATILAVGAGEERAVVKNGEIKIATVMSVTLSTDHRAVDGALGAELLVAFKRLIENPMGMLV from the coding sequence ATGCCGACCGAAGTCATCCTTCCCAAGGTCGACATGGACATGGCGACCGGACAGATTTCGCGCTGGTTCGCCGAGGAAGGCGCGCACGTCAAGAAGGGCGATGTGCTGTTCGAGATCGAGACCGACAAGGCGGCGATGGAGATCGATGCGCCGGCCAGCGGCGTGCTGCGCGACGTGACCGGCAAGGAAGGCGTCGACATTCCGGTCGGCGCGCCGGTCGCCTGGATATATGCCGATGGCGAGGCTTATGGGGCCAAGCAAGACACGGCGCCAATCTCCCCCCTTGTGGGGGAGATGTCGACCAAGTCGACAGAGGGGGGCGCTGTCCCGCCAACGTCGTATTCTGTCACGCCCCCCTCTGCCCTGCCGGGGATCTCCCCTACAAGGGGGGAGATTGGCCAATCGCCGTCGGGCGCACGCGCGACACCGCTTGCCCGACGTCTGGCGCGTGAGGCGGGCCTTGCCCTTGCCAGTGTCACCGGCACCGGTCCTTACGGCCGCGTGGTCAAGGCGGATATTGACGCGGCGATTGCCAAGGGCGGTGCCAAAGAGGCCCCAGCATTGGCTCCTGAAGCTCCCGCCGCCGCTGCTGCTTCCGCTCCTGCCGTGAAGGCGATGTCGGACGATCAGGTGCTGAAGCTGTTCGAGGAGGGCTCCTACGAACTTGTCCCGCACGACAATATGCGCAAGACCATCGCGCGCCGTCTGGTCGAAGCAAAATCCACCATCCCGCATTTCTACCTGACGCTTGACTGTGAACTCGATGCGTTGCTCGCACTGCGCACGCAGATCAATGCCGCGGCACCGATGAAAAAGACCGACAAGGGCGAGGCTCCCGCCTACAAGCTGTCGGTCAACGACATGGTCATCAAGGCGATGGCCTTGGCATTGAAGGCGGTGCCGGATGCCAATGCCTCGTGGACCGAGAGCGCCATGGTCAAGCACAAGCATGCCGATGTCGGTGTCGCCGTGTCGATCCCCGGTGGCCTGATCACGCCGATCATCCGGCATGCGGACGAAAAGACGCTGTCCACCATCTCCAACGAGATGAAGGATCTGGCCAGCCGCGCGCGCAGCCGCAAGCTGAAGCCGGAAGAGTACCAGGGCGGCACCACGGCGGTGTCGAACCTCGGCATGTTCGGCATCAAGGACTTTGCCGCGGTCATCAACCCGCCGCATGCGACGATCCTGGCGGTCGGTGCCGGCGAGGAGCGGGCGGTGGTCAAGAATGGCGAGATCAAGATCGCGACCGTGATGTCGGTGACACTGTCGACCGACCATCGCGCCGTTGATGGAGCGCTCGGCGCCGAGTTGCTGGTCGCCTTCAAGCGGCTGATCGAGAACCCGATGGGCATGCTGGTCTAG
- a CDS encoding TPP-dependent acetoin dehydrogenase subunit beta yields MDAMVRELSYAQAIQEAMAIAMDMDERVFLMGEDIGVYGGAFQVTGDLVERYGTERVIDTPISELGGAGVAVGAALTGMRPIFEFQFSDFATLAMEQIVNQAAKMRFMLGGEVSVPVVMRFPAGSGTGAAAQHSQSLEAWLGHVPGLKVIQPATPYDAKGMLLAAVADPDPVMIFEHKLLYKMKGPVPEGYYTVPIGKADIRREGRDLTIVATSIMVQKALDAAATLEAEGIDVEVVDLRTIRPMDKQTVIDSVKKTSRLMCVYEAVKTLGIGAEVSAMIAESEAFDYLDAPIVRLGGAETPIPYNPELEKATVPQVPDIITAARDLVKGVR; encoded by the coding sequence ATGGACGCGATGGTGCGTGAACTGAGCTACGCCCAGGCGATCCAGGAAGCCATGGCGATCGCCATGGACATGGACGAACGCGTCTTCCTGATGGGCGAGGACATCGGCGTCTATGGCGGCGCCTTCCAGGTGACCGGCGATCTGGTCGAGCGCTATGGCACGGAGCGCGTGATCGATACGCCGATTTCGGAACTGGGCGGCGCGGGCGTTGCGGTTGGCGCTGCGCTCACCGGCATGCGGCCGATCTTCGAGTTCCAGTTTTCCGATTTCGCCACGCTTGCCATGGAGCAGATCGTCAACCAGGCGGCCAAGATGCGCTTCATGCTGGGCGGCGAGGTTTCGGTGCCCGTGGTGATGCGCTTTCCCGCCGGCTCGGGCACGGGTGCCGCCGCGCAGCACAGCCAAAGCCTTGAAGCCTGGCTCGGCCATGTGCCGGGCCTGAAGGTCATCCAGCCGGCGACGCCCTATGACGCCAAGGGCATGCTTCTGGCAGCGGTCGCCGATCCCGATCCGGTGATGATCTTCGAGCACAAGCTGCTCTACAAGATGAAGGGTCCGGTGCCCGAGGGCTATTACACCGTGCCGATCGGCAAGGCCGACATCCGCCGCGAAGGCCGCGATCTTACCATCGTCGCCACCTCGATCATGGTGCAGAAGGCGCTCGATGCCGCCGCCACGCTGGAGGCCGAGGGCATCGACGTCGAAGTCGTCGATCTCAGGACCATCCGGCCGATGGACAAGCAGACGGTCATCGACAGCGTCAAGAAGACGTCGCGGCTGATGTGCGTCTACGAAGCGGTCAAGACACTGGGCATCGGCGCCGAGGTCAGCGCCATGATCGCCGAGAGCGAGGCGTTCGACTATCTCGACGCACCGATCGTGCGGCTGGGCGGCGCCGAGACGCCGATCCCCTACAATCCGGAGCTGGAGAAAGCGACGGTACCGCAGGTACCCGACATCATCACCGCCGCACGCGACCTCGTCAAAGGGGTTCGCTGA
- a CDS encoding TPP-dependent acetoin dehydrogenase subunit alpha codes for MAGASKAVADSRANLPFVYRQYSAEQLQRVLYKMYLIRRFEEGAEESYMRGLIHGTMHLSIGQEASAMGICMPLGEDDQITSTHRGHGHCIAKGAEVKRMFAEFFGKTTGYCKGRGGSMHIADVAKGNLGANGIVGGGIPIAVGAALSSKMMKTGKVVVSFFGDGANNEGAFHEALNMAAVWKLPVIFVCENNGYGMSTSTARSTAVKNIADRAAAYSMPGVIVNGNIFSEVAEASYRAVERARAGEGPTLIESKTYRHRGHSKSDRNRYRTKEEIEDWMSNRDPITLFENELREFGFIDDKGIEAIRSEVAQEIADGIEFAKASPSPDVSETGNYVYTEQA; via the coding sequence ATGGCCGGGGCCAGCAAAGCCGTCGCGGACAGTCGCGCCAACCTGCCTTTCGTCTATCGCCAGTACAGCGCCGAGCAGCTCCAGCGGGTGCTCTACAAGATGTACCTCATCCGCCGCTTCGAAGAAGGCGCGGAGGAAAGCTACATGCGCGGCCTCATCCACGGCACGATGCATCTGTCGATCGGCCAGGAAGCCAGCGCCATGGGCATCTGCATGCCGCTTGGCGAGGATGACCAGATCACCTCGACGCATCGTGGCCACGGCCACTGCATCGCCAAGGGCGCCGAAGTGAAGCGCATGTTCGCCGAGTTCTTCGGCAAGACCACGGGCTACTGCAAGGGCCGTGGCGGCTCGATGCACATTGCCGATGTCGCCAAGGGCAATCTCGGCGCCAACGGCATCGTCGGCGGCGGCATTCCGATCGCCGTCGGCGCAGCGCTCTCCTCCAAGATGATGAAGACCGGCAAGGTCGTCGTGTCCTTCTTCGGCGACGGCGCCAACAATGAGGGTGCTTTCCACGAGGCGCTCAACATGGCGGCAGTCTGGAAGCTGCCTGTCATTTTCGTTTGCGAGAACAATGGCTACGGCATGTCGACGTCGACCGCGCGCTCGACCGCGGTGAAGAACATCGCCGACCGCGCCGCCGCCTATTCGATGCCCGGTGTCATCGTCAACGGCAACATTTTTTCGGAGGTCGCCGAGGCGTCCTACAGGGCTGTCGAGCGTGCCCGTGCGGGCGAGGGGCCGACACTGATCGAATCCAAGACCTATCGTCATCGCGGCCATTCCAAGAGCGATCGCAACCGCTACCGCACCAAGGAAGAGATCGAGGACTGGATGTCGAACCGCGACCCGATCACGCTGTTCGAAAACGAGCTGCGGGAATTCGGCTTCATTGACGACAAGGGCATCGAGGCCATTCGCAGTGAGGTGGCGCAGGAGATCGCCGACGGCATCGAGTTCGCCAAGGCGAGCCCATCGCCTGACGTCAGCGAGACCGGGAATTACGTGTATACGGAGCAGGCGTGA
- a CDS encoding SAF domain-containing protein: MASNISLTGLARDLDERGKSGKPIRIGLIGSGEMGTDIVTRVAHMSGIEIGAISELNLPAASRAVDIAFQETGHAREVSNASAMTAAMEAGKVAVTNDASLVINNDLIDVVIDATGVPAVGAEIGLRAMEHGKHLVMMNVEADVTIGAYLKSEADRLGVTYSLGAGDEPSSCMELIEFVSAMGHPIVAAGKGKNNPLNIDATPPAYEEEAKRRHMNVRMLVEFVDGSKTMVEMAAIANATGLVPDKAGMHGPAATLGELSKVLVPEKDGGVLSRVGVVDYSIGKGVAPGVFVVADMSHPRISERMEDLKMGKGPYFTFHRPYHLTSLEVPLTCARVVLYGKADMVPLARPVAEVAAVAKKDMQPGEKLDAIGEYCYRAWIMTAPEAHAAKAIPCGLLQGGSVTSPIKKGELITYANAAPAPGSKIAELRARQDKLVYGTVGA; the protein is encoded by the coding sequence ATGGCTTCCAATATTTCGTTGACGGGCCTTGCCCGCGATCTCGATGAGCGCGGCAAGTCGGGCAAGCCCATCCGCATCGGCCTGATCGGCTCCGGCGAGATGGGAACCGACATCGTCACCCGCGTCGCCCATATGTCCGGCATCGAGATCGGTGCGATCTCGGAATTGAACCTGCCGGCCGCCAGCAGGGCCGTGGACATCGCCTTCCAGGAGACTGGCCATGCGCGCGAAGTGTCGAACGCTTCGGCGATGACGGCTGCCATGGAGGCCGGCAAGGTGGCGGTCACCAACGACGCCAGCCTGGTCATCAACAATGACTTGATCGACGTCGTCATCGACGCCACGGGTGTTCCCGCCGTCGGTGCCGAGATCGGCTTGCGCGCCATGGAGCATGGCAAGCACCTGGTGATGATGAACGTCGAGGCCGATGTCACCATCGGCGCCTATCTGAAGAGCGAGGCAGACCGGCTCGGCGTCACCTATTCGCTGGGCGCAGGCGACGAGCCGTCCTCCTGCATGGAGCTGATTGAATTCGTCTCGGCGATGGGTCATCCGATTGTTGCCGCCGGCAAGGGCAAGAACAACCCGCTCAACATCGACGCCACGCCGCCCGCCTATGAGGAAGAGGCCAAGCGCCGGCACATGAATGTGCGCATGCTGGTCGAATTCGTCGACGGTTCGAAGACCATGGTTGAGATGGCGGCGATCGCCAACGCCACCGGCCTGGTGCCCGACAAGGCCGGCATGCATGGCCCGGCCGCCACTCTCGGCGAACTGTCGAAAGTGCTGGTGCCTGAAAAGGATGGCGGCGTGCTGTCCAGGGTTGGCGTCGTCGACTATTCGATCGGCAAGGGCGTCGCGCCCGGTGTCTTCGTCGTCGCCGACATGTCGCATCCGCGCATTTCGGAGCGCATGGAAGATCTGAAGATGGGCAAGGGTCCGTATTTCACCTTCCATCGCCCCTATCACCTGACCTCGCTGGAAGTGCCGCTGACCTGCGCCCGCGTCGTGCTGTACGGCAAGGCCGACATGGTGCCGCTGGCCAGGCCGGTGGCCGAAGTCGCCGCGGTCGCCAAGAAGGACATGCAGCCTGGCGAAAAGCTCGATGCGATCGGCGAATATTGCTACCGCGCCTGGATCATGACGGCGCCGGAAGCGCATGCCGCCAAGGCCATTCCCTGCGGCCTGCTGCAGGGCGGCTCGGTGACGTCACCGATCAAGAAGGGCGAACTCATCACCTATGCCAATGCCGCTCCGGCGCCGGGCTCCAAGATCGCCGAACTGCGCGCCCGCCAGGACAAACTCGTCTACGGAACCGTGGGAGCCTGA
- a CDS encoding 3',5'-cyclic-nucleotide phosphodiesterase — protein MKIIQLSDPHLMAPGGLLYGSDPLVRLDACLADIGKNHADADLVVISGDLTNDGERAAYAALRERLAQFSPPCRLMLGNHDDRALFLEMFPEAVTERGFVQSVFDGSVGRLILLDTLDSGHVEGRLCAARLDWFDERLQEAGGRPVFLFMHHPPFRIHMPVLDEVRLADADAFHEVLSRHGNVRHIFAGHVHRPIAGSWRGIPVSTLRSTNHQTALDFSQSWSLGHEPPAYAVIFIDADGVIVHFHDFPVPPVSDRVP, from the coding sequence ATGAAAATCATCCAGCTCTCCGATCCGCATCTGATGGCGCCGGGTGGCCTGCTGTACGGCTCCGATCCGTTGGTGAGGCTGGACGCCTGCCTGGCCGACATCGGCAAGAACCATGCCGATGCCGATCTGGTGGTGATATCAGGCGACCTGACCAATGACGGCGAGCGTGCCGCCTATGCGGCGTTGCGGGAGAGGCTGGCGCAATTTTCTCCACCCTGCCGGCTGATGCTCGGCAATCATGACGACCGGGCGTTGTTTCTCGAGATGTTCCCGGAGGCCGTCACCGAGCGCGGATTCGTCCAGAGTGTGTTCGACGGCAGCGTGGGGCGTCTGATCCTGCTCGATACGCTGGACAGCGGCCATGTCGAGGGCAGGCTGTGCGCGGCGCGGCTCGACTGGTTCGATGAACGGCTGCAAGAGGCGGGGGGCCGTCCAGTCTTCCTGTTTATGCATCACCCGCCGTTTCGGATACATATGCCGGTGCTCGACGAGGTAAGGCTCGCTGACGCCGATGCCTTCCACGAGGTGCTGTCTCGCCATGGCAATGTCCGTCACATCTTCGCCGGACACGTCCATCGACCGATCGCCGGCAGCTGGCGCGGCATTCCCGTCAGCACGCTGCGCAGCACCAACCATCAGACCGCGCTCGACTTCTCACAGAGCTGGAGCCTGGGCCACGAGCCGCCGGCCTATGCCGTGATCTTCATCGATGCGGATGGCGTCATCGTGCACTTTCATGATTTTCCGGTGCCGCCAGTGTCGGATCGAGTCCCGTAG
- a CDS encoding 3-hydroxybutyrate dehydrogenase produces MGSLSSKNALVTGSTSGIGLAIARAFAAEGANVTINGLGDPAAIEQERAGIEKDFGVKCRYSDANMMDGAAVSAMVHDAEAAFGSLDILVNNAGIQHVAPIEEFPDDKWEAIIRINLLAAFYAIKAVVPGMKARKWGRIINTASAHALVASPFKSAYVSAKHGIAGLTKTVALEVAQDGITVNAIAPGYVWTPLVEKQIPDTMKARGMTEEQVKHDVLLAAQPTKEFVTVEELAALTLFLCSDAARQITGTTLPMDGGWTAQ; encoded by the coding sequence ATGGGTTCCCTGTCTTCTAAGAATGCCCTCGTCACCGGCTCGACCAGCGGTATCGGCCTGGCCATCGCCCGCGCCTTCGCCGCCGAAGGCGCCAATGTCACCATCAATGGTCTCGGCGACCCGGCAGCCATCGAGCAGGAGCGCGCGGGTATTGAGAAGGATTTCGGCGTCAAGTGCCGCTACTCCGACGCCAATATGATGGATGGCGCGGCAGTGAGCGCCATGGTGCATGACGCCGAGGCGGCATTCGGCAGCCTCGATATACTGGTCAACAATGCCGGCATCCAGCATGTCGCGCCGATCGAGGAGTTTCCCGACGACAAGTGGGAAGCCATCATCCGCATCAATCTTCTCGCGGCCTTCTATGCCATCAAGGCGGTGGTGCCCGGCATGAAGGCTCGCAAATGGGGCCGCATCATCAACACGGCTTCCGCGCATGCTCTGGTCGCCTCGCCGTTCAAGTCGGCCTATGTCTCGGCCAAGCACGGCATTGCAGGGCTGACCAAGACGGTGGCGCTGGAAGTCGCGCAGGACGGCATCACCGTCAACGCCATCGCGCCCGGCTATGTCTGGACGCCGCTGGTCGAGAAGCAGATCCCCGACACGATGAAGGCGCGCGGCATGACCGAGGAACAGGTGAAGCACGACGTGCTTCTGGCTGCACAGCCGACGAAGGAATTCGTCACCGTGGAAGAACTTGCCGCGCTGACGCTGTTCCTGTGCTCGGATGCTGCCAGGCAGATCACCGGCACGACCTTGCCGATGGACGGCGGCTGGACGGCACAGTAG
- a CDS encoding acetoacetate decarboxylase, with translation MEIADVVKRAYAMPLTNPSFPPGPYRFFDREYIIITYRTTREALEAVVPAPLEIDEPLVKYEFIRMPDSTGFGDYTETGQVIPVKYKGQHGGYVHSMYLDDDAPIAGGRELWGFPKKLANPKIVHEGEVIVGTLHYGSVLCATGTMGYKHREADHDSVLAALAAPNFLIKIIPHVDGTPRICELVRYYLTDITLKEAWTAPAALDLRPHVMADVAKLPVLDIVSAVHFKADLTLGLGEVVHDYLSDHSRLTTSTTQPEKIRA, from the coding sequence TTGGAAATCGCCGATGTCGTGAAGCGCGCCTATGCGATGCCGCTGACCAATCCGTCTTTCCCGCCCGGCCCCTACCGTTTCTTCGACCGCGAATACATCATCATCACCTATCGCACGACGCGCGAGGCGCTCGAGGCCGTGGTGCCGGCGCCGCTGGAAATCGACGAGCCGCTGGTCAAGTACGAATTCATCCGCATGCCGGACTCCACGGGCTTCGGTGATTATACCGAGACCGGCCAGGTTATCCCGGTGAAGTACAAGGGCCAGCATGGCGGCTACGTCCATTCGATGTATCTCGACGACGACGCGCCGATCGCCGGCGGCCGTGAGCTTTGGGGCTTTCCCAAGAAGCTGGCCAATCCCAAGATCGTCCATGAAGGCGAGGTGATCGTCGGCACGCTGCACTATGGCAGCGTCCTGTGCGCCACTGGCACGATGGGCTACAAGCACCGCGAAGCCGATCACGATTCCGTGCTTGCAGCACTTGCCGCTCCCAATTTCCTCATCAAGATAATCCCGCATGTCGACGGCACGCCGCGTATCTGCGAGCTGGTGCGCTATTACCTCACCGACATCACGCTGAAGGAAGCCTGGACGGCGCCGGCCGCGCTCGACCTTCGGCCGCATGTCATGGCCGACGTGGCGAAGCTGCCGGTGCTCGACATCGTCTCCGCCGTCCATTTCAAGGCCGACCTGACGCTTGGGTTGGGCGAGGTCGTCCACGACTATCTCAGTGATCACAGCCGGCTCACAACCAGCACAACCCAGCCGGAGAAAATTCGTGCTTGA